The Mustela erminea isolate mMusErm1 chromosome 10, mMusErm1.Pri, whole genome shotgun sequence genomic sequence CAGAAGCACACATGCATGccttgtatttgttttgtttatttgtttgtttgtttgtttgtttttatgccttgTATTTGTAAGCACTCCCCAGCTTGGCCCATGTGCTTGGAACCTCCCAACACCGATGGTAATAGCTATAGCTAGGGCCTTCAATCTCCGAACCATGACTGTACCCTGAGACTAGCCATTTCTCCCACTTCCACACTGCACTTTATGACAGCTTAGAAAAATGACTTTGACTCAGTGTCTTCCCTtgcctgggatccagacctggaTTCATGAATGTGTGGAGTAGGGGATGACGCTCCTTAgccttcttattttcttcctcactctctgccatTGTTCATACCCTCCTTCACCCTCTTTAGACAGGCCAAATGTCCCAGCTCAGCATTTGACCTGTTCTTGCATCTGAGAGGAAAGGATTGACATGGGTTTGCTTGTTTCAGTAAGTAACAGTGGGCTGCTGCCCAGCAAGACAAACCTCAGAACTCATCCAACCTGCCCCTCCTTCAGGCATCCTTGGCTGACACATTACCCTTTTCCAGTGTACCCACAGCTCATCCTGTTTTCTGTGGTCTGAAAGAGTATTAAGGATCTTTCCTatgagtctctctttctctgtatatcGGTCTCCTCTTCTGCAACCTGCCTCGGCTCTCAATCCAACCCAAGAACTGCTCCCATCACATGGTTAACGATGCTTCCCTGCAGGTTAACGAAGAGTGGTGCCATCCGCTTGACGGTCCCACCTGCTTTTCACATGTGCTGTGTCCCTAATCACCTTCACTCTCCACTCTACCTTACTTGCTCAGTCATCTCCCACTGTGACTACCACCTCCTCCAACCCCCCTCCAGTTCTTTACCAGCAGAAGTTCCGCTCACCCATCAAAGTCAGTCTCAAATGTAGCCTCTTCCATGAAGATTTTTCTGAGCCTACCAACCACAGGAAATCTCTGCTTCCTCCAAACTCCGGTGTGATTTTGCCTATATTCCTCTTGAGGTCCTTATCACATTCTGAGTCCCAGCTGGGGTATGCATGTATGTGCCCTTTTGTTACTCCCACTGGTCAAGGAAGTCCTCAGATCGTTGAcctcctcttttctttgtcaACTCTCTCCACCTCGGCAGCCTCTCActagcacggtgcctggcatGTAATGGTGAATTTTGAAACAGAAGGAGAAttggaataaagaaagaaaatcttaatgcATATTCTTAAACCAAGCAACCTCAGAACAATACCAATTTTAGATTAAATAAAGTTTCctagagaaaatatacagataaGAAGAGCACTCTTAACTCCAGTGGTCTGATCTTTCTGGAAGCCTCTACATGCTAACTCTTCTTCAAGGCTCTAGAATCCTTTTCCAGAAATAGCCCCCTATTAAGACAGTTTCAAAAGTTAACAGGTGACTGATTCTTAGAGCCTCTCCTTGAAAGCTTAGAATTCTaactggaaagaaaggaagggagagagaatgagaatgcagaattgagaatgagaagacagaatGATAATGAGGCTGAGGGGAGAGTCAGCCAAGTGCAGGACCTCTGCTGGCTAACCATTAGCTCCAACATACTGGGTAAGATTCTCCACAAATATTTGAGAGTACAAACTCCAATTATCTGGGGAACACCAAATAAATAGGGCAGATAACTAAATTCCAAACCTCTCTTATCAGATGTGGGTGAACATTTATACTTTGCCTCATTGTCTTATGATCTTGTGATACACTTTGTCTCAGCGACCTTTCTGATGGGAGAACTGGGATTTACCAGAAGTCCAGAATCCTCAGGGTGATTGACAGACACACTCAATCTGAGCTACAGTTCCTGTGGCATAGAGCTAAATGTGTAGGCCTGTGGAGCCATCCTCTCACTCACAATGGTTAGGCATTCTATAGCTAGGTATGAGTCAAAGGAGTCTGGTGGCACTCATGAGTGCTTTGGTGGCACCCAAGGTGGTGAAAGGACAGGCTATTTCTAATACATGAGTAACCATGAAGGTACTCTGAGCACAACACTTCACCAATGcttgccttgatttttttcaccatctgcaaaatgaagagtATTAGTAAAGTAACCAGATTTCAGGTATTTTCATGTAGGAACAGTTGGAGGTGGACCTGGTGATTTCTGTACTTAAAGCTGGACGGAGAAACTCCAGAATTTCACCAAGATATTAGGAGTCAGGTATTAGGAGAGAGGTGGGTAGGTCCAGGAAAGAAACGGAttatcttttccctcttccactgacccctcccccattttctctctgctcccatgtagaatctttctctctgtcctctgtatGCGCACAGCCTTTGTTTGTTATACCATGTATTTAGCTGTTGAATACCTGCCTGTTCCATTAGACTATGCTCTCTTGGTGGCCACAAAGGATGCCTTCTTCTCTACTGTGCATCTGGAACCCAACACTGCGTTGGATGTGCTCCATGAATATTCGGAGGCCCAATCAGAAAAGGCAGAGAGGATGGAATCAAGCAGGAAGCTtccttaaaaagtagaaaaaacaatAGGTGTGTTCTTGTGTAGTAAGAAGAAACAAGGAGAAAaggagtgaggagaggggcatttttttttttgaaaggagcACTTTAAAACTGAATGAGATTTTTCAAGTTATGTCCTATGAGGTTTATAACATGTGTAGAAGTAAACCACATAACAACAATAGCTCAAAGGGATGGAAAGGATAAAGGAAGTTAAAGTATGGTTTTTCACTGTTCAAAAAACAGAAGTGTTAATGTAAGTTAGATTACAATAAACCAAGCAAGCATATTGTAATCTCTGAGAtcattactaaaagaaaaaaaggagagaaaatggaataataaatacttatttaatcCAAAAGAatgcaggaaagaagaaataaacaaaggaCGTGtgagacaaatggaaataaagagtGAGACAGTAGATTTAATCCCATCTATATTAGTCATTACAATAAATATAATTGGACCAGTTACTCCAATTAAAGCACCAATACTGTAAggcttgttaaaaaaacaaacaaaaaaagactctAACTATGTGCTGTTTAGGAGAGATGTGTGTTAAATATAAAGACCTGAGAGGTTAAAAGTATAAAAGGACAACAAAAGATACACCATgcaaacagtaataataataataataataataataataataataactaaggCAGCTTTCTTAATATCAGGAGAAGTAGATTTTGTGACAGGAATAtcacaaaaatgaattaaaaagggACATTTAATAAGGTTAAAAGTGCTAATTTAACAGAAAGATAACCACCTCACATTTGCATTCATCTGATAATATAGcttcaaaatagacaaaaaatgaaagagatgatTGCTGTATTGTATTTTGAGGAGACTGGCTGGACACCATTAATAGGATTTTGATTGTTATCTCCATTACAGGTTTTCAACCATCCCTGCTGTCCCCTTGGCCAAAACAGATACTTGGCCAAAGGATGTGGGCATCCTTGCTCTGGAGGTCTATTTCCCAGCCCAGTATGTGGACCAAACAGACCTGGAGAAGTTTAACAATGTGGAAGCAGGGAGGTACACGGTGGGCTTAGGCCAAACCCATATGGGCTTCTGCTCAGTCCAGGAGGACATCAACTCCCTGTGCCTGACGGTCGTGCAGCGGCTGATGGAGCGCACACAGCTCCCATGGGACTCTGTGGGACGGCTGGAAGTGGGCACTGAGACCATCATTGACAAGTCCAAGGCTGTCAAAACAGTGCTCATGGAGCTCTTCCAGGACTCAGGAAACACTGACATTGAGGGCATAGATACCACCAATGCCTGCTACGGTGGCACTGCCTCCCTCTTCAACGCTGCCAACTGGATAGAGTCCAGCTCCTGGGATGGTATGTGCTTCCCAAGACCTTATGTAAGAAAGGAACTGGGTTAGAGGCTGAATCCTaagttttgtttctccatttcccCAGTGGTTTCatcagggagggaaggacagcTTACTCACACAGCTGTTCTTGtcatcaaaaaccacaatgatgaTTACCACTTAGACTTGTGTAACTGTATACTGTTAACTAGGTAGCATGGGCACATAGTTCATTTAGTCCTTCCAACAGCCTAGGAAGTGGGTGTTATGCATGATTTACACATGAGAAACTGGGGGATCTGATATCTTACACAGTGTTAGGCAGGAGTGAGACGCCAAACCAAATCCAATATATTCCTATTTCTCATAAGGTTCTCCTAAGCCTCTGAGAGAGAGTTAAACAAGTTTAGGTATTAAGGGGAAAACATGCTGGTAGGAGGAGACCCAAAGaatcacagaattaaaaaaaaaaaaagaatcacaggaTAGACTATTATACAGAGTATATATTCTCTTACTCCCTCGGCTACTTGCTAGGAAATTGCTTTTTGcttaacattatttataaaaaggtttttttatttatttaatcttaagGGAAGAGGAGTAGAGGGcaagggataagcagactctgtgctgagcgtgcaGCCTGATGCATGAtcccatgattctgagatcatgacctgagctgaaatcaagagtcagacacttaacccactgaaataCTTGGGCACCCCATGGTTTTTGCTTAACATATTAACATTACCTTGTTTCTTACATCTTCTCTGGATGTTATACTGGAGGAAGAACCCCCTGTTGTGATAGCAAGAAAGATCCAAAGGAAACAGTACAAGTTGAGAGTTTAGAATCTAGCTCTGTTGATAACTGCTGACAAGTCCCTTAACCACTTCAAGCCTCATAGTTTTATTAGGCAACCTCCCTTGCAAGGCTGGTAAAAGGACTGTACAAGAGATCTACAGAGATTATCTGGGCAGTCAAGGCACTTAGTATGCTGAGTggaaactggaatttaaaactgTAGAAGCCATAATTAACATTAATTATAAACTCTTAATGTTAGCAGGAACCTTGGAGATTATCTAATTcaatattctttatttcaaagagaagCCAAGAAATGTTGGACAGTTTGCTGTGCAGTGTAATTCCACACAcctatttagtattttttttttaaaggaggctccacactgtgtgtggagcccagtgagggccaGAATTCAGGAACCTGAGAcagagacctgagctgagatcacatgtcagatgctcaaccaactgagccacccacatgctccAATTCATTCAGTATTGTTTTGGAATGCCTTGAATAGCCTCACCATCAACAGTTCCATTGATTTGGAATGTTCTAGTCTCTACATCATCAAATCTGTTTTTAGAGCGTTTTTCCTGTTTGGTAACCCCTACTGCCATCACCACCAATATTTCCAACCATGCAATTAGTTGGGAAGTAGAAATGAAGGGCAAGAGATAGTCACCAGCCTTTAACCAAAAATCAGAACCTTGTTTGGGAACATCATCAGCTTTAATTATGTCATTTCCAATGAGTAGATTCTGCTGAGAGGCAGGGTATTCCTTCTTTAACAGGATGTCTTGTttagagggaggaaaaaataaactattgagatgtgaatcattagtctgtaccaaaacaaaaagcatattTAAGCTTGAAGCTAATGGCAACCACCAAGACCAAGCAAAGCCAGTGTAGATGGGATGTCTGCTTTGATCTGACCAACCATCCAGCTGGGGTTTCTCGGATGAGCAAAGGCAGTTTTGGGACTCACCAGGAAGTTCCAAATCACCCCATAGAGACAGTAGGttttgaggaaaggaaaaagtggcACAGCCTCAGATTGTCCAGAagacttcatttttcttgtctttttttttaagtgaaagtaaCTGAAATGCATagttgaaataaatacatatacacaaatgagtgtaaagcaaagaaaaagttcTCTTTTGACACCCTATTACGACTTTCCAGAATTTCACACTAATGGTTTCTATGtattcttccagaatttttctttgttctagcaagtatacacatatataactaTTCAGTTTTGGTTTTTAACATTGTACATATTTTTCCTCACCTCCATGATGTCTTAGAGGTCATCCCATACCAATATGTATAAAGTCTATCTCATCTTTTAAAAGCCTTACAATATTTTTTGATTAATATGCCAAACTTTATTTAATTAGTTCCAtgctgatggatatttaggttctgtatattttttgcaattattaaaaaatcttttaataaacatTGCATAATAGCATTACATGCTTGTGAGAATGTGTTGTAAGACTAGATTCCTAGAAAAGGAATTGCCAGatatgttgatataaaagtttaGTAGAATGTGCCAAATTGGGGCACccgcatggctcagttggttgtgtctgcctttggctcatgtcatgatcccagttccctgggatggagccccaggttaggaacccctgctcagcagggaatctacttctccctctatccctccccaatTGCTTAtgctcgagctctctctctctttctcaaataaataaataaaaatcctttgaaaaaaaGACTGTGCCAAATTGTTTCTCGAGATGTTGTACTAAAGTATATCCCTACGATAAGTATTGTTAAGTTTTCTAATCTTTGTCaatttaatatggaaaaataaggatttgccctgttttcattataaaaatgcttCAGTATTTTTGGATGTTCATTGACCATTTTCCCATTACGTACTTTGGGGTTTTTTATGAGACttttataaatgaaggaaaagagcTTTTAGTTGGTTGTAAGTAGTCTAAATACTTCCCCAGTTTGTCCAAGTTTGTTTCTGtaaaaagtttgaatttttaGATTGTAAAATTTACTAATCTTTTCTTTAACAGCTTCTAAATACTTTTCTATagtttccaaactcattctcattctctctctctctctttatatatatatatagatagatatagatatagatatatctatatctatctatatatatatataacaatactTTTTGTCGGAGTTGGAGTTGTTACAATACTTAAAAGAAGATTCTTGGGTTTCAGTGAATTTGGAATCCTGACTCTGAATCCTTATCATACCATCTATTAGCTGGGTGGCTTGGGCCAAGTTACTTAAAATCTTTGGGCCTCCATTTTTTTGTTGATGAAGAGAGAATAACTGTGCCTGATTTATAGGCTGATCATgagtgaaaggattttttttgttgttgttcactgTTCTATCTTCAGTACTTAAAATTGTGCCTGACTCACAGGAAGCACTCTGTCTACTCGAGATTTTGGTCGTGTTCTCGAGTAGAGATAATTACTTCTTGTCTCTCATTACAGGTCGCTATGCAATGGTGGTCTGCGGAGACATTGCTGTCTATCCCAGTGGTAACGCTCGCCCCACAGGTGGGGCTGGAGCTGTGGCCATGCTGGTTGGACCCAAGGCCCCTCTAGCTCTTGAGAGAGGTCTGTGGTAAACTGTGGAAATGTGGTACCAAGAGACTGTGAACAGCTAATGCATAGTTCCCAATCCAAGTTGGCATATCCCCTACATAGGACTGAAGTGTGGATTTGAAGATGAGATCACATGCCTTCAGAAGGCTGGACTGGGGAGCcatgggcagggaggaagggaacagaGGGATCATCAAGATTTCCTCTTCTTCACCATCACATATTGGGATCATGATGCATAGAATGAGTAACATTGTTGCCGCAGACCAGGACCTTTAAGGTGCTAGACTGGCAATTGAAGATGAAAGAAGATAATTGGGTATAAGGAGAAAGGTTCTCCTTTGAGACTTTTGGCATCTATTCCAGATTTTGTTAAAGCCTTAAAGGTATGGAAAGGGAAATAATAGATCTCATTTATATAAGAGCAACCATCTATTCAATTCCCTTTGAATGTGGGCGGGATGTTGAGTGGGCTCAGGCAGAGAAAAGCCAGGGAAATGTTAGTGGATGTCTCCCTAtcctctctgctccatgggggcTACATCATACAGTCCTGAATCCCCCTGTGTGCCTTGCCAGGGCTTAGAGGAACCCACATGGAGAACGTTTACGACTTCTACAAACCAGATGCGGCTTCAGAGTACCCGATAGTGGATGGGAAGCTCTCCATCCAGTGCTACCTACGGGCCTTGGACAGATGTTACACATTATACCGTCAAAAAATCCAGAACCAGTGGAAACAAGGTATGGGGCTCAGAGGGCAGAACGTGGGGACTCTATTACTAGGGGACAAAAAGTTGGTCCTAAAAGCTTAAGACAAGGTTTCTTCTGTCCTTCAAAAACGATCTCAAGAGCATGGCTTCATGTCCCCTTCCTCTTATACCCTTTCATGGGTCTATGCTAAAAAAAAGTCCATCTAGAAGCTTCCAATTCAAGTATGCAGCTGCCTCTTACTTGAGCTGCATGCAAGAGATTAAACAAGCTAGGACCAAAGCCATCAGTAGGAAACCAGTGACTGTGAGCCACCTGGGGAGGTACTGTGGTGAGTCAGTGTAACCATATCCTACTGGGGCTAAGATTTGCTTCTGTTGAAGTCAGGAGTGATTTAACTCACCATTTGTAGTTTGCTGCCTTTTAAAGGCCAGCCGATGTTGAGAAATCTTATCTCTATTTTCAGTATAGTAAAGTGTTGCTGATTTTTCTTTGGATGATAATGTTacaagttaattttcttttcaccttTATTTCCGAGTTCTCCCGCTAAGAAAATATGGGCTGCTTTCataatcagaaaggaaataaactttattttaaaagttcagagcACTCTAAAAAAATCAAAGGGTTCTTATTATGACCAGAAGTGCATCTGTGACAGGCAGTTTTCAGTGGAAAAAGGCATGTGTGGAAGTGTCAGAGCATGGATGCTTTAGGGAGTGGCCTGAGGAGCCACTTCTTGCCCCTTTCCACTGCTCTGAGAGGGCTGCCAGCCACCACGGCTGGCCCCTACAGGTAGGCAGTGGACTTGGACTTCCCTACCTTCCATCCACTGTAAACTTGCTCTTGGCTAACTGCTCTCACCAGCTCTGTATTCTTTCAGCATTCTCATTTTGCTCCCTAACCTTGTGTGGAATTTGATTGATGTTGCTTTGGCCCTCAGCTCTAAGAGACAGTCTGGGGTGTCTATAGAGTCAGAAACATCAGAACCTAAATCCAAAGCCAGCCATTTTCAAGCTGAGTAAACTTGGACACATGACCTCACTTCATATTTTAGagactctgtttcctcttctgaaaaacagagaaagtaacACAAGACTAGTTTGATTTGGAGGAATTATCTGTCATAAAGGTTGGCAATAGTAGACAGGAAGAAAATGCTTGTTTGTTTCCCGTCTTTCTTCATAAGTAGAGTGCTTAAGTGAATGAACAACTTACATGTGTTTGCTGAAGGTAGGAGCTGGTTCCCTGGGACACCTCATGTCCCTTGGAACACTTCGGTCTTGGAGTGTAGGTCTAAGTGGCTCATTGGCCATGGCACATCCTTGTTTTCACACTTCTTCTTCCAGCTGGCATCAATCGGCCTTTCACTCTTGATGACTTACAGTTCATGATCTTTCACACGCCCTTCTGCAAGATGGTCCAGAAATCCCTGGCTCGCCTGATGTTCAATGACTTCTTGTCAACCAGCAGCGACACGCAGACCAGCCTCTATAAGGGGCTTGAGGCCTTCAGGTGGGTCCTCTTTGGGGAACCCTGGAGGTTCTTGAGGGCTGAGGAAGGATGAGATTTCCTTACTCCTTGAGTCTGTACCACCAGCCAACCATGGGGGTGAGAAAAGAACAATCTTCCAACACAATAGAAAGGACACCAAGTTCATACATGACTTATTGGGTTATGGTCTACATGGGGTTCCCCCATCTTTTATCTCAGGGAACACAGGGAATTTACCAGCACCTCTAGATCAAGTGGCTGGCTATCAGAAgcttcagagaattaaaaaaaggggaaagggagTATAGCTAAAACATTTAGTCAGCAAACATTTTATGAACATCAACTATATGCCAGACTTCATACCTAACTCTAGGGATACCATAGTAAATATGACTCCATGATATTCCAGTCTGTATAGACAGAAATACCTAGAAGTAAATAATCACAGTACAGGATGGCAACTTGGGAGCATCAAGTCTCATTCTCAATTACCATTGTTGAATTAATGTCTTGCCTGTTGCCTTATTTTCCCCCATCTATGAAACAGAGTTAGTCCAGCTCCCCCCCTTAGAAGAATACTGTTTATTGAGAAATTACTCCAAGACATTTAGAATAGAAGAATCTTCAATACACAGTTCccaatgggaagaaaatattccCTTTTGGTATGGTAGCTGTTTAGTTCAAGTTTTGGAGTATTCTACCAACATCTGCCCCTATTACTAATTACTACGAAGCCTGCCACTACCTGAAACATCAAAGTGAGCATAAACACTATTACTAGACCTGCCCCgtgaaagaaaattctaatatatgCCAAAGATAATAGCTTAACATCTTTAACACATGGAAGTCTCATCCATACTGAGACCCTAATAGGAAAACGAGCAGAAGATATGCCCCAGAAATTTCCTCAAAGAAGAAATGCACATTATCCCTTTTGCAAATGTGCTTGCCCAttagtaaaaaatttaaagaagctaCCATTTTTCTTAcatagcctttttattttttttatattatttatttatttatttgacagacagagatcacaagtaggcagagaggcaggcagagagaggaggaagcaggctccctgctgagcagagagcctgatgtggggctcgatcccaggaccctgggatcatgacctgagccaaaggcagaggcttaacccactgagccacccaggcaccccttacatagcctttttaaagatctgaatactcagaggaaatgaggaaaatggACAACAGTAGATGTGTGAATTGACACAAGGACTGTGGGAAGAAGTAGGAAAACACAAAGCAAAGGCCTTAAAGACGTGCACACTTTTTGGTTCAGCAACTCCATGTGtaagagggaagaggcagagtttTAACTGGTGAGGACAGGATGGGGAGATTGGTTCAATTAGGGCACATCATATCATGACTCATTCTGCagcctttaaaaatattgctaGAGAAGTTGATTTAATGTCATAAAGAAAATTAGTTAGGGAAGCATGTTGAATGGAATATAtagcatgattttattttctagttaacCTCTGAGGGCAGGGATAGATTCCACAAGAACAACTGACCTAAGGGCTCTCTCTGAATGGTACAGCTATTAGTGacattggttttttgttttgttttttgttttttgtgctggtctgtatttctaaatattctgtaaaaaaacaaacataccaaaacaaaacaaaacaaaacaaacatgtgcCTAGAAATCTCTCCAGGAGCTCTGACTTTTCCCCcttgctgcctccctccccttctgagGTCTCTCACCTGGCCCatgcctctgcttgcctctcaggGGACTAGCGCTGGAAGAAACCTACACCAACAAGGACATGGATAAGGCACTTCAAAAAGCTTCCCTGGACATGTTCAACAAGAAGACCAAGGCCTCCCTTTACCTCTCCACTCACAATGGGAATACGTACACCTCATCCCTGTATGGGTGTCTGGCCTCTCTTCTGTCTCAGTGAGTACTGCCCCCCAACAGATGGTCAAGGTCAGAGGGCTCAACCAAATTTGGTTCCTCTTCCGGTTCAGAAATTCTTAAGGAAggaaagataatgaaagaaaCTTCTTTCAAAGGGACATGTGTAGACAGCTCTACTATCAGGATTAAGTAATGGTCTCCAAAGTGACAATGTATGATGTCAAGGAATGTTTAAGGTGTGCTTGGATGCAGCAAGCATGTAACAGAACTTCAGTGCATAGTTTTATCTCATCCATTTGAAATCTCTGGCCTTAGTAAAGCACAGTGGTTAAGAGAGTCTAGCTTTAGAACCCACAGCTGGGGTTTCAATACCACTTATTAGCTTTGATCTTGGAAAAACACTTCATCCCTATGtgcttcattttccccatctataaag encodes the following:
- the HMGCS2 gene encoding hydroxymethylglutaryl-CoA synthase, mitochondrial; its protein translation is MQRLLTSVKRVLQVKTAMQDVFISPASHLPTAHQRFSTIPAVPLAKTDTWPKDVGILALEVYFPAQYVDQTDLEKFNNVEAGRYTVGLGQTHMGFCSVQEDINSLCLTVVQRLMERTQLPWDSVGRLEVGTETIIDKSKAVKTVLMELFQDSGNTDIEGIDTTNACYGGTASLFNAANWIESSSWDGRYAMVVCGDIAVYPSGNARPTGGAGAVAMLVGPKAPLALERGLRGTHMENVYDFYKPDAASEYPIVDGKLSIQCYLRALDRCYTLYRQKIQNQWKQAGINRPFTLDDLQFMIFHTPFCKMVQKSLARLMFNDFLSTSSDTQTSLYKGLEAFRGLALEETYTNKDMDKALQKASLDMFNKKTKASLYLSTHNGNTYTSSLYGCLASLLSQYSAQDLAGSRIGAFSYGSGLAASFFSFRVSKDASPGSPLEKLVSSMSDLPKRLASRKRMSPQEFTEIMDQREQFYHKVNFSPPGDTSSLFPGTWYLERVDELYRRKYARRPV